One genomic window of Metopolophium dirhodum isolate CAU chromosome 4, ASM1992520v1, whole genome shotgun sequence includes the following:
- the LOC132943010 gene encoding YEATS domain-containing protein 2-like: MNSTEKILKTLSTDQISQVVAGVQADLDDEMVKTKRTLDQIDQNIFTCINNLKKLRRSIIISHYAKMKNNTDGNKNYQRDALLKNLDCEDEAKDLSVFMTNLSNASTRVKTEPMSNIEQLSKTVSQNALPSGSFIPKTGLIELTFVIGNIVKISDSENEMKYKWTVYVRNAEEGVDNLVYIDKVTYFLHESYEPNHIVDVIKKPFSLTRHGWGEFVIRLRLHFKGNMNVQTDVYHKLCLNKDITVGIPMVAKEQTVKYKLLLHK; the protein is encoded by the coding sequence ATGAATTCaactgaaaaaattttaaaaacattaagtacAGATCAAATTTCCCAAGTTGTTGCTGGTGTGCAAGCAGATTTGGATGATGAAATGGTCAAAACAAAACGAACACTAGATCaaattgatcaaaatattttcacttgtatcaacaatttaaaaaaactcaGAAGAAGCatcataatatcacattatgctaaaatgaaaaataataccgATGGCAATAAAAACTATCAAAGGGATGCCCTTCTCAAAAACTTGGATTGTGAAGACGAAGCAAAAGATTTGAGTGTATTTATGACAAATCTGAGTAATGCATCGACACGAGTGAAAACTGAACCTATGAGCAACATTGAACAACTAAGCAAAACTGTCTCACAAAATGCTTTGCCTTCTGGAAGCTTTATTCCTAAGACTGGATTAATTGAATTAACATTTGTTATtggaaatattgttaaaataagtgATTctgaaaatgaaatgaaatacaAATGGACTGTTTATGTACGCAATGCAGAAGAAGGTGTTGACAATTTGGTTTACATTGACAAAGTGACATATTTCTTACATGAATCCTATGAACCCAACCATATTGtagatgtaattaaaaaaccattttcatTAACAAGACATGGATGGGGAGAATTTGTAATTCGTTTACGTTTGCACTTCAAAGGTAACATGAATGTTCAAACTGATGTGTATCATAAACTGTGCCTGAATAAAGACATAACAGTCGGTATCCCGATGGTTGCTAAGGAGCAAACTGTGAAGTACAAATTATTGCTGCACAAATag